One genomic region from Synergistaceae bacterium encodes:
- a CDS encoding OadG family protein — MHFEGLAGAVNVSVVAFSIVFGVLLVLTGVIFAMRLFAGSPEKKNDVAKPVSHSPAPSAKPAPVSIAKAPAPSADKAKIVAAITAAIVEFTGSSDFRVVSVQAEGNAVTGIPMDYWTARWKTAGMIGLNANRLSRKWH; from the coding sequence ATGCATTTTGAAGGACTCGCAGGAGCGGTAAACGTGAGCGTTGTGGCATTCTCGATAGTATTCGGGGTGCTTCTTGTGCTTACGGGAGTAATATTCGCGATGAGGCTGTTTGCAGGTTCGCCGGAAAAAAAAAATGATGTAGCAAAGCCCGTATCACATTCCCCGGCACCGTCAGCAAAACCCGCGCCCGTATCAATCGCAAAAGCCCCGGCACCGTCAGCGGACAAGGCAAAAATCGTGGCGGCAATAACGGCGGCGATTGTGGAGTTCACCGGGAGCAGTGATTTCCGCGTTGTGTCGGTTCAGGCGGAAGGGAACGCGGTTACGGGGATCCCTATGGACTACTGGACAGCAAGGTGGAAGACGGCCGGAATGATCGGGCTTAACGCAAACAGACTCAGCCGCAAATGGCATTAA
- the fba gene encoding class II fructose-1,6-bisphosphate aldolase: MLVNAKEMLTAAKAGHYAVGQFNINNLEWTKAVLQVAQEMKAPVILGVSEGAGKYMGGFRTVQAMVEAMDKELGITVPVCTHLDHGTYEGAYKCIKAGFTSIMFDGSHFPIDENVAKTIELTHAAHMLGLTIEAEVGAIGGEEDGVVGMGECADPNECKRIADLGVDMLAAGIGNIHGKYPANWKGLSFETLAAVQEKTGIMPLVLHGGSGIPDEQVRKAITLGVSKVNVNTECQLSFAAATRKYIEAGKDNEGKGYDPRKLLAPGVEAMKQTIREKIKLFGSDGKA; the protein is encoded by the coding sequence ATGTTAGTAAACGCAAAAGAAATGCTCACAGCCGCAAAGGCCGGTCATTACGCTGTCGGCCAGTTCAACATCAATAATCTTGAGTGGACAAAGGCAGTCCTTCAGGTCGCGCAGGAAATGAAAGCCCCCGTAATTCTCGGAGTCTCAGAAGGCGCAGGCAAATACATGGGCGGATTCAGAACAGTGCAGGCGATGGTTGAGGCTATGGACAAAGAATTAGGCATAACCGTCCCCGTTTGCACACATCTCGATCACGGAACGTATGAGGGCGCGTACAAGTGCATAAAGGCGGGCTTCACGTCAATCATGTTCGACGGCTCACATTTCCCGATTGATGAGAACGTCGCCAAAACTATCGAGCTTACACACGCGGCGCACATGCTCGGACTCACGATTGAGGCTGAAGTCGGCGCAATCGGCGGTGAAGAGGACGGCGTTGTAGGCATGGGCGAATGCGCTGACCCGAACGAGTGCAAGAGAATCGCAGACCTCGGAGTCGACATGCTCGCGGCCGGAATCGGCAACATTCACGGAAAGTACCCGGCAAACTGGAAGGGATTATCATTCGAGACACTCGCGGCGGTTCAGGAGAAGACCGGAATTATGCCCCTTGTCCTTCACGGCGGCTCAGGGATTCCCGATGAGCAGGTCAGGAAAGCCATCACATTGGGCGTGTCAAAGGTCAACGTCAACACAGAGTGCCAGCTCTCATTCGCGGCGGCCACAAGGAAATACATCGAGGCCGGGAAAGACAACGAGGGCAAAGGCTATGACCCCCGCAAGCTGTTAGCTCCCGGAGTTGAGGCCATGAAGCAGACAATCCGCGAGAAAATAAAGCTGTTCGGTTCAGACGGGAAAGCGTAA
- the kdsB gene encoding 3-deoxy-manno-octulosonate cytidylyltransferase: MKILGVIPARYASTRFPGKPLADICGKPMIVRVYERAKMSRSLCGVVVATDDTRIYDCVRNAGGHAVMTDSNLPNGTARCEQALRIYGGDFDSVINIQGDEPLLDPVMIDEVAGLLEDDYCATLCREIHDDVSNPNTVKAVMTLDGYALYFSRSLIPYNRTGANVGVYQHIGIYGYTADFLRKYVGLSDTPLSMAESLEQLKILEHGYRIRIKVTESKHEIIGVDTPEDLEKVRGIIECLNSDGQ, from the coding sequence ATGAAAATATTAGGCGTAATTCCGGCGCGTTATGCGTCAACACGTTTTCCCGGAAAGCCCCTCGCGGACATCTGCGGAAAGCCCATGATTGTCCGTGTCTATGAGCGGGCGAAAATGTCCCGGAGTCTTTGCGGCGTTGTTGTTGCGACTGATGACACTAGAATTTATGACTGTGTGAGGAACGCGGGCGGCCATGCTGTAATGACGGACTCCAATCTCCCGAACGGCACAGCGAGATGTGAGCAGGCACTCAGGATTTACGGCGGAGATTTTGACTCGGTGATAAATATTCAGGGTGATGAGCCGTTGCTTGACCCTGTTATGATTGACGAGGTAGCCGGGCTTCTTGAGGATGATTACTGCGCTACGTTGTGCCGTGAAATTCATGATGACGTAAGCAATCCCAACACGGTGAAAGCTGTGATGACTCTTGACGGTTACGCGCTGTATTTCTCGCGGTCATTGATACCCTATAACAGGACGGGCGCGAATGTGGGAGTGTATCAGCATATCGGGATATACGGTTACACGGCGGACTTTCTGCGGAAGTATGTCGGACTCAGCGATACGCCTTTGAGCATGGCCGAGTCTCTCGAACAACTGAAGATATTGGAGCATGGCTACAGGATTAGGATTAAGGTTACAGAAAGCAAACATGAAATCATAGGAGTAGACACGCCTGAAGACTTAGAGAAAGTGCGGGGAATAATTGAATGCCTAAATTCAGACGGACAGTAA
- a CDS encoding KpsF/GutQ family sugar-phosphate isomerase — protein sequence MMTEAHEILNSAENISVEMVRAAREIYSCRGRVVVVGLGKSGHVGRKISATLASLGTPSFFLHAAEASHGDLGMVRREDIGLFVSNSGASSEIVALLPHFRRTGAGLIAITGSLVSPLAENADIVINAHVNDEGDPLQLAPMSSTTLELVLGDALAAMVTILRGLRREDFALFHPGGSLGRKLLTRVRDVMGRGESLPVVTEGVTVKDALFVITGKGYGAACIVDADGKLTGIFTDGDLRRLMEKSGNDAFTTRIESAMTHNPKTINPDSLAAEAVRIMEREEISVLIAVENGKPVGIVHIHELLKAGIA from the coding sequence ATGATGACTGAGGCTCACGAGATACTGAACTCGGCGGAGAATATCAGCGTTGAAATGGTGAGGGCGGCACGTGAAATATATTCATGTCGCGGGCGCGTTGTCGTTGTGGGACTGGGCAAATCCGGCCATGTAGGGCGCAAAATTTCGGCGACTCTCGCGTCTCTTGGGACTCCGTCATTCTTCCTTCATGCCGCTGAAGCCTCGCACGGTGATTTAGGCATGGTACGCCGTGAGGACATCGGGTTGTTCGTCAGCAACAGCGGAGCTTCCTCCGAGATTGTAGCGTTATTGCCTCACTTCAGGAGGACGGGCGCGGGGTTAATCGCTATAACAGGCTCTCTTGTCTCACCATTGGCCGAAAATGCCGACATCGTGATTAATGCCCATGTTAATGACGAGGGAGACCCCTTGCAGCTTGCCCCGATGAGCAGCACGACTCTTGAGCTTGTATTAGGGGACGCGCTTGCGGCAATGGTAACGATACTGCGGGGGTTACGCCGTGAGGATTTCGCATTGTTCCACCCGGGCGGGAGTCTCGGAAGGAAATTGCTGACGCGAGTCCGTGATGTCATGGGCAGGGGCGAGAGTCTTCCGGTTGTTACGGAGGGCGTTACGGTGAAGGATGCCCTTTTTGTGATTACGGGGAAGGGCTACGGCGCGGCGTGTATTGTTGACGCTGACGGGAAATTGACGGGGATATTCACTGACGGAGATTTGCGGCGGCTCATGGAGAAGTCCGGCAATGACGCTTTCACGACACGAATCGAGTCGGCCATGACTCATAATCCCAAGACGATTAACCCCGACTCCCTTGCGGCTGAGGCTGTGAGGATAATGGAGCGGGAAGAAATCAGCGTACTAATCGCAGTCGAAAACGGAAAGCCAGTCGGAATAGTACACATTCACGAACTACTGAAAGCAGGCATAGCATGA
- a CDS encoding biotin/lipoyl-binding protein, with protein sequence MSSKYRVVVDGTAYTVEVEPLGAGAAMPAPVAAPAAPAPAAPAPAAAPAPAPAPAAPAEGSQVTAPMPGKILSLKVNVGDSVNEGDLVLLLEAMKMENEVFASASGKVVQIPVKSGDSVNTGDVLMVIA encoded by the coding sequence GTGAGCAGCAAATACAGAGTAGTAGTTGACGGAACAGCGTACACCGTAGAAGTAGAACCCCTCGGAGCAGGAGCAGCAATGCCCGCGCCAGTCGCAGCACCCGCAGCACCAGCACCAGCAGCACCCGCGCCAGCAGCAGCCCCGGCACCCGCACCCGCCCCGGCAGCACCCGCAGAAGGATCGCAGGTTACAGCACCCATGCCCGGAAAAATCCTCAGCTTGAAAGTGAACGTAGGCGATTCAGTAAATGAAGGGGATTTAGTGTTACTGCTTGAGGCCATGAAGATGGAGAATGAAGTTTTTGCTTCAGCGTCAGGGAAGGTAGTACAGATACCAGTGAAGAGCGGAGACTCCGTAAACACCGGCGATGTCCTGATGGTAATCGCGTAA
- the pfkA gene encoding 6-phosphofructokinase, giving the protein MDRIAVLTSGGDSPGMNAAVRAVARTCMFNEKECIGVRRGYEGLIEGDFVTLDHAAVGGIIHCGGTILKTARSDRFKTPEGREEALAQMKKAGIDGLVVIGGDGSFHGAKALHDMGFPTIGIPGTIDNDITGTDETIGFDTAVNTALEAIMKLRDTATSHERLFVVEVMGRNAGFLALEVAVATGAEYVVVPELPLSIGDLTKRLKSSYREGRSHTLIILAEGVMTAAEMKEQLADSGGYDARVTVLGYIQRGGHPTSFDVVLATRMGAFATENLMIGKSGMMVGNINHKLTLSPLERAWSEHKSLSPEMLSLINKMN; this is encoded by the coding sequence ATGGATCGTATCGCAGTGCTGACCAGCGGAGGAGACTCTCCCGGCATGAATGCGGCAGTCCGGGCGGTCGCAAGAACATGCATGTTCAACGAGAAAGAATGCATCGGAGTCCGGCGCGGCTATGAGGGATTAATTGAGGGCGATTTCGTAACGCTTGATCATGCCGCCGTCGGGGGAATAATTCACTGCGGAGGCACAATCCTCAAGACAGCAAGGAGCGATCGGTTCAAGACTCCTGAAGGCCGCGAGGAAGCATTAGCGCAGATGAAGAAAGCCGGCATTGACGGACTCGTAGTAATCGGCGGGGATGGGTCATTTCACGGCGCGAAAGCTCTTCATGATATGGGCTTCCCTACGATAGGCATACCCGGAACAATCGACAATGACATTACCGGCACAGATGAGACAATCGGATTTGACACGGCGGTGAACACTGCGCTTGAGGCCATCATGAAACTCCGCGACACAGCCACGAGTCATGAGCGTCTCTTTGTCGTTGAAGTAATGGGACGCAACGCAGGATTTCTTGCGCTTGAGGTTGCTGTTGCTACTGGTGCTGAGTATGTCGTAGTGCCTGAGCTGCCTTTGAGCATAGGAGACCTCACAAAGAGGCTCAAAAGCTCCTACAGGGAAGGCAGGAGTCATACGCTGATAATTTTGGCTGAAGGAGTCATGACAGCCGCCGAAATGAAAGAACAGCTCGCCGACTCCGGCGGATATGACGCAAGAGTTACGGTCTTGGGCTACATTCAGCGCGGGGGGCATCCGACATCGTTTGACGTAGTATTAGCCACGAGAATGGGAGCGTTTGCCACCGAAAATTTGATGATAGGGAAATCCGGCATGATGGTAGGGAACATCAACCACAAGCTGACACTAAGCCCGCTTGAAAGAGCATGGAGCGAGCATAAATCATTAAGCCCGGAGATGTTGAGCCTAATCAACAAAATGAACTAG
- a CDS encoding methylmalonyl-CoA carboxyltransferase has protein sequence MGFRTIEELCADLEAKRKSSLAGGGAEAVSKQKSKGKGTARERIAALLDPGSFVELDEFVTHRCDKFGLDERKPLGDGVVTGWGTIDGRKVFIYSQDFTVFGGSLGEKHADKICKVIDMAMQNGCPVIGINDSGGARIQEGTDALNGYGKIFRRNTLASGVIPQFSVIMGPTAGGAVYSPALTDYIFMVDKESVMHITGPEVIRAVTGESVTSEELGGAVTHNTITGNAHFCAKDEAECFSQIRKVLSYLPLNNLDEAPLKATNDDPRRADIELREIVPVNPNKGYDVHEVIKRVVDDGEFVEVQAGFAKNIVTGYAHIGNRPVGIVANNADVIAGCLDINASDKASRFVRHCDAFNLPIVTFVDVPGYLPGKDQEYGGIIRKGAKLLYAYSEASVPLITVIMRKAYGGAYLAMSSKSLGADAVFAWPQAEIAVMGAEGAASIVFKKEIEAADDPSAKRLEKIDEYREAFANPYRAAERGYVDRVIMPEETRMTVCQALDAMESKREERPAKKHGVIPH, from the coding sequence ATGGGATTTCGTACTATCGAAGAGCTTTGCGCGGATCTCGAAGCCAAACGCAAATCATCACTTGCCGGCGGAGGAGCTGAAGCCGTGTCAAAGCAGAAGTCCAAAGGCAAAGGAACAGCCCGCGAACGCATAGCCGCATTGCTTGACCCGGGTTCGTTCGTTGAGCTTGACGAGTTCGTGACTCACAGGTGCGACAAATTCGGACTCGATGAGCGCAAACCGCTGGGCGATGGAGTCGTTACAGGCTGGGGAACGATTGACGGCCGGAAAGTTTTCATCTACAGCCAGGACTTTACGGTGTTCGGCGGCTCACTCGGCGAGAAACACGCGGACAAAATCTGCAAGGTTATCGACATGGCCATGCAGAACGGCTGCCCGGTGATAGGCATCAACGATTCCGGCGGCGCAAGAATACAGGAAGGCACAGACGCTCTCAACGGCTACGGAAAAATTTTCCGGCGCAACACACTCGCAAGCGGCGTAATTCCGCAGTTCTCGGTGATTATGGGACCGACTGCGGGCGGAGCGGTCTACAGTCCTGCATTGACGGACTATATTTTCATGGTCGACAAAGAAAGCGTAATGCACATCACCGGCCCTGAGGTAATCCGCGCTGTAACAGGCGAGTCAGTAACAAGCGAGGAGCTTGGCGGAGCGGTAACCCACAACACAATCACAGGCAACGCACATTTCTGCGCCAAAGATGAGGCCGAATGCTTTTCACAGATCCGCAAAGTATTGTCATATCTTCCGCTGAATAATCTTGACGAGGCACCCCTCAAAGCTACGAACGATGACCCCCGGAGAGCTGATATTGAGCTTAGGGAAATTGTCCCGGTCAACCCTAACAAGGGATATGACGTTCACGAGGTAATCAAGCGCGTTGTTGATGACGGCGAATTTGTAGAAGTTCAGGCAGGGTTCGCGAAAAATATTGTTACGGGATATGCCCATATCGGTAACCGCCCTGTAGGAATCGTAGCCAACAATGCCGATGTTATAGCGGGCTGTCTTGACATTAACGCCTCGGACAAGGCTTCAAGATTCGTGAGGCACTGCGACGCGTTCAACCTGCCTATTGTTACGTTTGTTGACGTACCCGGATATTTGCCCGGAAAAGATCAGGAGTACGGCGGAATAATCCGCAAGGGCGCGAAACTGCTTTACGCTTACAGTGAAGCCAGTGTGCCTTTAATCACCGTCATAATGAGGAAGGCTTACGGCGGGGCATATCTTGCTATGTCGAGCAAATCTCTCGGAGCTGATGCGGTGTTCGCGTGGCCGCAGGCGGAAATTGCCGTAATGGGCGCGGAAGGTGCCGCAAGCATTGTGTTCAAGAAAGAGATTGAAGCGGCAGATGACCCGTCAGCAAAAAGACTCGAAAAGATTGACGAGTACCGCGAGGCTTTCGCCAATCCCTACAGAGCGGCGGAACGTGGATATGTTGACCGCGTAATCATGCCGGAAGAGACACGCATGACAGTGTGCCAGGCTCTTGACGCGATGGAGAGCAAGCGCGAGGAACGCCCCGCAAAGAAACACGGGGTAATCCCTCACTAG
- the kdsA gene encoding 3-deoxy-8-phosphooctulonate synthase: protein MSVKHYEINGKIIGDGSLAVIAGPCSLESPELGLRVAKYMKHLCDERGLLYIFKASFDKANRTSVHAWRGPGLEKGLEQLAEIKAKAGVPVLTDIHESYQAEPAGKVVDIIQIPAFLCRQTDLLVSAAKTGRIINIKKAQFLAPEDMIYAATKCREAGNDNIMLCERGTTMGYHRLVVDMAGLVVMREFGYPVVFDATHSVQRPGGLGGASGGDYRLAFPLARAAAGVGIDVIFAETHPSPKEALSDGPNMIPLDQMARFLDEVSAVHNLQKSLEQ, encoded by the coding sequence TTGAGCGTCAAACACTACGAAATCAACGGAAAAATCATCGGAGACGGGAGCCTCGCTGTTATCGCGGGGCCTTGTTCCCTTGAATCCCCTGAGCTTGGACTCAGAGTCGCAAAATACATGAAGCACCTTTGTGATGAGCGGGGGCTTCTGTATATCTTCAAAGCGTCATTCGACAAAGCTAACCGCACTTCCGTACACGCCTGGCGCGGGCCGGGTCTCGAAAAAGGACTCGAACAATTAGCCGAAATCAAAGCCAAAGCCGGAGTCCCCGTCCTCACTGACATTCACGAAAGCTATCAGGCAGAACCCGCCGGGAAAGTCGTTGACATCATTCAGATCCCCGCATTCTTGTGCAGGCAGACAGATTTACTTGTGTCAGCCGCAAAAACAGGACGTATCATCAACATCAAGAAAGCTCAGTTTCTCGCCCCTGAAGATATGATTTACGCTGCGACAAAATGCCGGGAGGCCGGGAATGACAATATCATGCTTTGCGAACGAGGGACGACAATGGGCTATCACCGTCTTGTTGTCGACATGGCCGGGCTTGTCGTCATGCGTGAGTTCGGATACCCCGTTGTATTTGACGCGACTCACAGCGTACAGCGTCCGGGCGGACTCGGAGGCGCGAGCGGCGGTGATTACCGTCTGGCGTTCCCATTGGCGCGGGCGGCGGCGGGAGTCGGGATTGATGTCATTTTCGCGGAGACTCACCCGTCCCCGAAAGAGGCACTAAGCGACGGCCCTAACATGATTCCGCTTGACCAGATGGCGCGATTCCTCGATGAAGTTTCAGCAGTACACAATTTGCAGAAAAGTTTAGAGCAGTAA
- a CDS encoding mitochondrial fission ELM1 family protein yields the protein MPKFRRTVIISDGIKGHYHQSLGVAEWMERLSGTMLDPAIVTIPELSLFERVMELKLFVHGLEVHGGAYSREWLKSLGVRWKKYEEGTTLFISAGSKAAPFCLALAKATKNKCAVLMTPSVLGTKSFNYAIVPEHDKPDMKQGNVITTLGAPNHIYIPTLKEIASRYFAGKNLEGHKVIAILIGGSDANYRISSRWAREALTPLKNIRDAKFLITTSRRTGEGVENTIAEMFSGNPNVEHLFIYSRTPNQNTITAILGAATHVLVTEDSVSMVSEAATAGFKVGLIRVPRTTGKIKHMLGYGARRFDDMFAEFSQRGLIEDFGPDFYYPKFFEADEQKHGLDFNEAKRAADWILHS from the coding sequence ATGCCTAAATTCAGACGGACAGTAATAATCAGCGACGGCATAAAGGGACATTATCACCAGTCGTTAGGGGTAGCCGAGTGGATGGAGAGACTCTCCGGGACAATGTTAGACCCGGCAATAGTAACAATACCTGAGTTATCACTCTTTGAGCGAGTAATGGAGCTGAAACTTTTTGTGCACGGGCTTGAAGTTCACGGGGGTGCATATTCGCGGGAATGGCTGAAATCTCTTGGAGTCCGCTGGAAAAAATACGAGGAAGGCACAACGCTTTTCATATCGGCGGGAAGCAAAGCGGCTCCGTTCTGTCTCGCCCTAGCGAAAGCCACAAAGAACAAATGCGCCGTCCTTATGACACCTTCAGTATTAGGCACAAAATCATTCAACTATGCCATAGTCCCGGAGCATGACAAGCCCGACATGAAGCAGGGAAACGTAATAACGACATTAGGCGCGCCGAATCACATATACATACCGACTCTGAAGGAGATAGCCTCGCGGTATTTCGCCGGGAAAAATCTTGAGGGGCATAAAGTCATCGCGATATTAATCGGGGGCAGTGATGCAAATTACCGCATAAGTTCGCGCTGGGCAAGGGAGGCTCTTACACCGCTAAAGAATATCAGGGACGCAAAATTTCTTATAACGACATCGCGCAGGACAGGCGAGGGAGTCGAGAATACAATCGCAGAAATGTTTTCCGGCAATCCCAATGTTGAACACTTATTCATTTATTCGCGCACACCGAATCAGAACACAATCACGGCGATACTAGGCGCGGCGACTCATGTTCTTGTTACGGAGGACTCCGTGTCGATGGTATCAGAGGCGGCGACAGCAGGATTCAAAGTCGGGCTGATACGAGTCCCAAGAACGACCGGGAAAATCAAGCACATGTTAGGCTACGGGGCGAGAAGGTTTGATGATATGTTCGCTGAGTTTTCGCAGAGGGGATTAATTGAGGATTTCGGGCCGGATTTCTATTACCCGAAATTTTTCGAGGCGGACGAACAGAAGCACGGACTTGACTTCAACGAGGCCAAGCGCGCCGCGGACTGGATACTTCACAGCTAA